In Perca fluviatilis chromosome 11, GENO_Pfluv_1.0, whole genome shotgun sequence, the following proteins share a genomic window:
- the LOC120568526 gene encoding stonustoxin subunit alpha-like, whose protein sequence is MDRSSKITGKNRGGGVCFYVNERRLEREQRTVKIWSEASNSSIQACFEYSCELTLDTNTANRKLKLSENNRKVTFVEEDQPYPDHPERFDSWYPQLLCRDGLTGRCYWEVERKRGVSISVSYGGIRRRGGNNECVFGYNDQSWSLICSEVGYSVRHSNRGPSISSSSVSGRVAVYVDCPAGFLSFYTVSSDSLIHLHTFNTTFTQPLYPGFGLLSYGSSVSLYPV, encoded by the exons ATGGATCGGTCATCGAAGATCACCGGCAAGAATCGAGGAGGAGGCGTGTGCTTCTATGTGAACGAAAG GCGCCTAGAGCGGGAACAAAGGACAGTGAAAATCTGGTCAGAGGCCAGTAACTCCTCCATCCAGGCTTGCTTTGAGT attcctgtgaactcacactcGACACAAACACGgcgaacagaaaactcaaactgtctgaaaacaacaggaaggtgacatttGTGGAAgaggatcagccatatcctgatcatccagagaggtttgactcctggtatcctcagctgctgtgtagagatggtctgactggtcgctgttactgggaggttgagaGGAAACGAGGGGTTtctatatcagtgagttacggaggaatcaggaggagaggaggcaaTAACGAATGTGTGTTTGGatataatgatcagtcctggagtctgatctGCTCTGAAGTTGGTTACTCTGTCAGGCACAGTAACAGAGGaccatccatctcctcctcctctgtctctggtagagtagcagtgtatgtggactgtcctgctggctttctgtccttctacacagtctcctctgactcactgatccacctccataccttcaacaccacattcactcagcctctctatccTGGGTTTGGGTTACTATCatatggttcctcagtgtctctgtatcctGTGTAG
- the LOC120568321 gene encoding protein NLRC3-like isoform X4, with the protein MFTEIYITKGGTAGVNNEHEVRQIETASWKQDRPETTITCEDIFKTPPGREEPIRTVMTKGVAGIGKTVLTQKFTLDWAEDKANQDIQFTFPFTFRELNVLKEKKCSLVELVHHFFSEIKKAGICRFEDFPVVFIFDGLDECRLPLDFLNTEILTDVTESTSVGVLLTNLIRGKLLPSARLWITTRPTAADQIPPECVDMVTEVRGFTDSQKEEYFRKRFTDEEQAYIIISHIKTSRSLYIMCHIPIFCWITAAVLKKVLKTIEGGELPKTLTEVYIHFLVVQSKRKNVKFHDKPETDPPWSPDTRKMIESLAKLAFEQLQKGNLIFYESDLRECGIDIRAASVYSGVFTQIFKEESGMYQDKVFSFIHLSVQEFLAALHVHLTFTNSGVNLLSEEQTPSWLPKVFREKPKLTQFYQSAVDKALQSRNGHLDLFLRFLLGLSLESNQNLLRGLLTQTGSSSQTNEKTVKYIKKKMNRDMSAERSINLFHCLNELNDSSLVVEIQQYLRSRRLSTDKLSPAQWSALVFILLSSEEDLDVFDLKEYRASEEALLRLLPVVKASKKALLIGCNLSERSCEALSSVLSSESSSLRELDLSNNNLKDSGGKLLSAGLQSPHCKLENLSLSGCLISEEGCSSLVSALTANPSHLRVLDLRYNHPGDSGVKLLSDGLKDPLWRLDTLRVEPAGVRWLTPGLRKCKCVFHFIHGTVTSLIQPSDASSCPLGALHSVRPSSLPVVLFVFIVS; encoded by the exons atgttcacagagatctacatcacaaAGGGAGGGACTGCAGGGGTCAATaatgaacatgaggtcagacagattgaaacagcatcctGGAAACaagacagaccagaaacaacaataacatgtgaagacatctttaaaaccccacctggaagagaagaaccaatcagaacagtgatgacaaagggagtggctggcatcgggaaaacagtcttaacacagaagttcactctggactgggctgaagacaaagccaaccaagacatccagttcacatttccattcacctttagagagctgaatgtgctgaaagagaaaaagtgcagcttggtggaacttgttcatCACTTCTTTAGTGAAATCAAAaaagcaggaatctgcaggtttgaagacttcccggttgtgttcatctttgacggtctggatgagtgtcgacttcctctggacttcctcaacactgagatcctgactgatgttacagagtccacctcagtgggtgtgctgctgacaaatCTCATTAGGGGgaaactgcttccctctgctcgcctctggataaccacacgacctaCAGCAGCCgatcagatccctcctgagtgtgttgacatggtgacagaggtaAGAGGGTTCACTGACtcacagaaggaggagtacttcaggaagagattcacAGATGAGGAGCAGGCCTACATAATCATCTCCCATatcaagacatcacgaagcctctacatcatgtgccacatcccaatcttttgctggatcactgctgcaGTTCTAAAGAAGGTGTTAAAGACCATAGAGGGAGGGGAACTGCCCAAAACTCTGACTGAGGTGTAtatccacttcctggtggttcagtccaaacGGAAGAACGTCAAGTTTCATGACAAACCTGAAACAGATCCACCCTGGAGTCCAGACACCAGGAAGATGATTGAGTCTCTGGcaaaactggcttttgagcagctgcagaaaggcaacctgatcttctatgaatcagacctgagagagtgtggcatcgatatcagagcagcctcagtgtactcaggagtgttcacacagatctttaaagaggagagtggaatgtaccaggacaaggtgttcagcttcatccatctgagtgttcaggagtttctggctgctcttcatgtccatctgacattcaccaactctggagtcaacctgctgtcagaaGAACAAACACCATCATGGCTGCCTAAAGTCTTCAGAGAAAAACCTAAACTAACACAgttctaccagagtgctgtggacaaggccttacagagtcgGAATGGACACCTtgacttgttcctccgcttcctcctgggtctttctcTAGAATCCAATCAGAATCTTCTACGAGGCCTgttgacacagacaggaagtagctcaCAGACAAACGAGAAAACAGTCaagtacatcaagaagaagatgaaCAGGGATATGTCTGCtgagagaagcatcaatctgttccactgtctgaatgaactgaatgatagtTCTTTAGTGGTGGAGATCCAACAGTACCTGAGATCAAGACGTCTCTCCAcagataaactgtctcctgctcagtggtcagctctggtcttcatcttactgtcatcagaagaagatctggacgtgtttgacctgaaaGAATACCGTGCTTCAGAGGAagctcttctgaggctgctgccagtggtcaaagcctccaaaaAAGCTCT actgattggctgtaacctgtcagagagaagctgtgaagctctgtcctcagttctcagctctgagtcctctagtctgagagagctggacctgagtaacaacaacctgaaggattcaggagggaagctgctGTCAGCTGGACTTCAGAGTCCACACTGTAAACTGGAGAATCTCAG tctgtcaggctgtctgatctcagaggaaggctgttcttctctggtctcagctctgaccgccaacccctcccatctgagagtgcTGGACCTGAGATACAATCAcccaggagactcaggagtgaagctgctttCGGATGGACTTAAGGATCCACTttggagactggacactctcag ggtggagcctgctggagtcagatggttgacaccaggtctgaggaagtgtaagtgtgtttttcatttcattcatgggactgtgacatcactcattcaacCCTCTGATGCCTCTAGCTGTCCACTGGGGGCGCTTCATAGTGTGCGACCCAGTAGTCTCCCAgtcgttttgtttgtttttatcgtgtcttaa
- the LOC120568321 gene encoding protein NLRC3-like isoform X3 — MQICFLQVKLLGLKMETPQEVVLGILDNLGTDDFEKFKWYLQGVLKDFPAIPKSKLENVNRVNTVDTMFQTYSINTIKVTRIVLVKINQNDLVENLSNIISEPAEILTACQRKVKSNLHKTFQCVFEGIAKAGNPTLLNRMFTEIYITKGGTAGVNNEHEVRQIETASWKQDRPETTITCEDIFKTPPGREEPIRTVMTKGVAGIGKTVLTQKFTLDWAEDKANQDIQFTFPFTFRELNVLKEKKCSLVELVHHFFSEIKKAGICRFEDFPVVFIFDGLDECRLPLDFLNTEILTDVTESTSVGVLLTNLIRGKLLPSARLWITTRPTAADQIPPECVDMVTEVRGFTDSQKEEYFRKRFTDEEQAYIIISHIKTSRSLYIMCHIPIFCWITAAVLKKVLKTIEGGELPKTLTEVYIHFLVVQSKRKNVKFHDKPETDPPWSPDTRKMIESLAKLAFEQLQKGNLIFYESDLRECGIDIRAASVYSGVFTQIFKEESGMYQDKVFSFIHLSVQEFLAALHVHLTFTNSGVNLLSEEQTPSWLPKVFREKPKLTQFYQSAVDKALQSRNGHLDLFLRFLLGLSLESNQNLLRGLLTQTGSSSQTNEKTVKYIKKKMNRDMSAERSINLFHCLNELNDSSLVVEIQQYLRSRRLSTDKLSPAQWSALVFILLSSEEDLDVFDLKEYRASEEALLRLLPVVKASKKALLIGCNLSERSCEALSSVLSSESSSLRELDLSNNNLKDSGGKLLSAGLQSPHCKLENLSLSGCLISEEGCSSLVSALTANPSHLRVLDLRYNHPGDSGVKLLSDGLKDPLWRLDTLR, encoded by the exons GGATTAAAGATGGAGACGCCTCAAGAAGTCGTCTTGGGAATTTTAGATAATTTGGGAACCGACGACTTTGAAAAATTTAAGTGGTACCTGCAGGGAGTCCTAAAAGACTTCCCAGCAATCCCAAAGAGTAAACTGGAGAATGTAAACAGGGTGAACACAGTGGATACGATGTTCCAGACCTACAGTATAAACACTATTAAAGTGACCAGAATAGTTTTAGTTAAGATTAATCAAAATGATCTAGTGGAGAATTTATCAAACATCATCTCAGAACCTGCAG AGATTCTTACTGCATGCCAGCGAAAAGTCAAATCCAACTTACATAAGActttccagtgtgtgtttgagggaattgctaaagcaggaaacccaacccttctgaatcggatgttcacagagatctacatcacaaAGGGAGGGACTGCAGGGGTCAATaatgaacatgaggtcagacagattgaaacagcatcctGGAAACaagacagaccagaaacaacaataacatgtgaagacatctttaaaaccccacctggaagagaagaaccaatcagaacagtgatgacaaagggagtggctggcatcgggaaaacagtcttaacacagaagttcactctggactgggctgaagacaaagccaaccaagacatccagttcacatttccattcacctttagagagctgaatgtgctgaaagagaaaaagtgcagcttggtggaacttgttcatCACTTCTTTAGTGAAATCAAAaaagcaggaatctgcaggtttgaagacttcccggttgtgttcatctttgacggtctggatgagtgtcgacttcctctggacttcctcaacactgagatcctgactgatgttacagagtccacctcagtgggtgtgctgctgacaaatCTCATTAGGGGgaaactgcttccctctgctcgcctctggataaccacacgacctaCAGCAGCCgatcagatccctcctgagtgtgttgacatggtgacagaggtaAGAGGGTTCACTGACtcacagaaggaggagtacttcaggaagagattcacAGATGAGGAGCAGGCCTACATAATCATCTCCCATatcaagacatcacgaagcctctacatcatgtgccacatcccaatcttttgctggatcactgctgcaGTTCTAAAGAAGGTGTTAAAGACCATAGAGGGAGGGGAACTGCCCAAAACTCTGACTGAGGTGTAtatccacttcctggtggttcagtccaaacGGAAGAACGTCAAGTTTCATGACAAACCTGAAACAGATCCACCCTGGAGTCCAGACACCAGGAAGATGATTGAGTCTCTGGcaaaactggcttttgagcagctgcagaaaggcaacctgatcttctatgaatcagacctgagagagtgtggcatcgatatcagagcagcctcagtgtactcaggagtgttcacacagatctttaaagaggagagtggaatgtaccaggacaaggtgttcagcttcatccatctgagtgttcaggagtttctggctgctcttcatgtccatctgacattcaccaactctggagtcaacctgctgtcagaaGAACAAACACCATCATGGCTGCCTAAAGTCTTCAGAGAAAAACCTAAACTAACACAgttctaccagagtgctgtggacaaggccttacagagtcgGAATGGACACCTtgacttgttcctccgcttcctcctgggtctttctcTAGAATCCAATCAGAATCTTCTACGAGGCCTgttgacacagacaggaagtagctcaCAGACAAACGAGAAAACAGTCaagtacatcaagaagaagatgaaCAGGGATATGTCTGCtgagagaagcatcaatctgttccactgtctgaatgaactgaatgatagtTCTTTAGTGGTGGAGATCCAACAGTACCTGAGATCAAGACGTCTCTCCAcagataaactgtctcctgctcagtggtcagctctggtcttcatcttactgtcatcagaagaagatctggacgtgtttgacctgaaaGAATACCGTGCTTCAGAGGAagctcttctgaggctgctgccagtggtcaaagcctccaaaaAAGCTCT actgattggctgtaacctgtcagagagaagctgtgaagctctgtcctcagttctcagctctgagtcctctagtctgagagagctggacctgagtaacaacaacctgaaggattcaggagggaagctgctGTCAGCTGGACTTCAGAGTCCACACTGTAAACTGGAGAATCTCAG tctgtcaggctgtctgatctcagaggaaggctgttcttctctggtctcagctctgaccgccaacccctcccatctgagagtgcTGGACCTGAGATACAATCAcccaggagactcaggagtgaagctgctttCGGATGGACTTAAGGATCCACTttggagactggacactctcag gtaa
- the LOC120568321 gene encoding protein NLRC3-like isoform X2 — protein sequence METPQEVVLGILDNLGTDDFEKFKWYLQGVLKDFPAIPKSKLENVNRVNTVDTMFQTYSINTIKVTRIVLVKINQNDLVENLSNIISEPAEILTACQRKVKSNLHKTFQCVFEGIAKAGNPTLLNRMFTEIYITKGGTAGVNNEHEVRQIETASWKQDRPETTITCEDIFKTPPGREEPIRTVMTKGVAGIGKTVLTQKFTLDWAEDKANQDIQFTFPFTFRELNVLKEKKCSLVELVHHFFSEIKKAGICRFEDFPVVFIFDGLDECRLPLDFLNTEILTDVTESTSVGVLLTNLIRGKLLPSARLWITTRPTAADQIPPECVDMVTEVRGFTDSQKEEYFRKRFTDEEQAYIIISHIKTSRSLYIMCHIPIFCWITAAVLKKVLKTIEGGELPKTLTEVYIHFLVVQSKRKNVKFHDKPETDPPWSPDTRKMIESLAKLAFEQLQKGNLIFYESDLRECGIDIRAASVYSGVFTQIFKEESGMYQDKVFSFIHLSVQEFLAALHVHLTFTNSGVNLLSEEQTPSWLPKVFREKPKLTQFYQSAVDKALQSRNGHLDLFLRFLLGLSLESNQNLLRGLLTQTGSSSQTNEKTVKYIKKKMNRDMSAERSINLFHCLNELNDSSLVVEIQQYLRSRRLSTDKLSPAQWSALVFILLSSEEDLDVFDLKEYRASEEALLRLLPVVKASKKALLIGCNLSERSCEALSSVLSSESSSLRELDLSNNNLKDSGGKLLSAGLQSPHCKLENLSLSGCLISEEGCSSLVSALTANPSHLRVLDLRYNHPGDSGVKLLSDGLKDPLWRLDTLRVEPAGVRWLTPGLRKCKCVFHFIHGTVTSLIQPSDASSCPLGALHSVRPSSLPVVLFVFIVS from the exons ATGGAGACGCCTCAAGAAGTCGTCTTGGGAATTTTAGATAATTTGGGAACCGACGACTTTGAAAAATTTAAGTGGTACCTGCAGGGAGTCCTAAAAGACTTCCCAGCAATCCCAAAGAGTAAACTGGAGAATGTAAACAGGGTGAACACAGTGGATACGATGTTCCAGACCTACAGTATAAACACTATTAAAGTGACCAGAATAGTTTTAGTTAAGATTAATCAAAATGATCTAGTGGAGAATTTATCAAACATCATCTCAGAACCTGCAG AGATTCTTACTGCATGCCAGCGAAAAGTCAAATCCAACTTACATAAGActttccagtgtgtgtttgagggaattgctaaagcaggaaacccaacccttctgaatcggatgttcacagagatctacatcacaaAGGGAGGGACTGCAGGGGTCAATaatgaacatgaggtcagacagattgaaacagcatcctGGAAACaagacagaccagaaacaacaataacatgtgaagacatctttaaaaccccacctggaagagaagaaccaatcagaacagtgatgacaaagggagtggctggcatcgggaaaacagtcttaacacagaagttcactctggactgggctgaagacaaagccaaccaagacatccagttcacatttccattcacctttagagagctgaatgtgctgaaagagaaaaagtgcagcttggtggaacttgttcatCACTTCTTTAGTGAAATCAAAaaagcaggaatctgcaggtttgaagacttcccggttgtgttcatctttgacggtctggatgagtgtcgacttcctctggacttcctcaacactgagatcctgactgatgttacagagtccacctcagtgggtgtgctgctgacaaatCTCATTAGGGGgaaactgcttccctctgctcgcctctggataaccacacgacctaCAGCAGCCgatcagatccctcctgagtgtgttgacatggtgacagaggtaAGAGGGTTCACTGACtcacagaaggaggagtacttcaggaagagattcacAGATGAGGAGCAGGCCTACATAATCATCTCCCATatcaagacatcacgaagcctctacatcatgtgccacatcccaatcttttgctggatcactgctgcaGTTCTAAAGAAGGTGTTAAAGACCATAGAGGGAGGGGAACTGCCCAAAACTCTGACTGAGGTGTAtatccacttcctggtggttcagtccaaacGGAAGAACGTCAAGTTTCATGACAAACCTGAAACAGATCCACCCTGGAGTCCAGACACCAGGAAGATGATTGAGTCTCTGGcaaaactggcttttgagcagctgcagaaaggcaacctgatcttctatgaatcagacctgagagagtgtggcatcgatatcagagcagcctcagtgtactcaggagtgttcacacagatctttaaagaggagagtggaatgtaccaggacaaggtgttcagcttcatccatctgagtgttcaggagtttctggctgctcttcatgtccatctgacattcaccaactctggagtcaacctgctgtcagaaGAACAAACACCATCATGGCTGCCTAAAGTCTTCAGAGAAAAACCTAAACTAACACAgttctaccagagtgctgtggacaaggccttacagagtcgGAATGGACACCTtgacttgttcctccgcttcctcctgggtctttctcTAGAATCCAATCAGAATCTTCTACGAGGCCTgttgacacagacaggaagtagctcaCAGACAAACGAGAAAACAGTCaagtacatcaagaagaagatgaaCAGGGATATGTCTGCtgagagaagcatcaatctgttccactgtctgaatgaactgaatgatagtTCTTTAGTGGTGGAGATCCAACAGTACCTGAGATCAAGACGTCTCTCCAcagataaactgtctcctgctcagtggtcagctctggtcttcatcttactgtcatcagaagaagatctggacgtgtttgacctgaaaGAATACCGTGCTTCAGAGGAagctcttctgaggctgctgccagtggtcaaagcctccaaaaAAGCTCT actgattggctgtaacctgtcagagagaagctgtgaagctctgtcctcagttctcagctctgagtcctctagtctgagagagctggacctgagtaacaacaacctgaaggattcaggagggaagctgctGTCAGCTGGACTTCAGAGTCCACACTGTAAACTGGAGAATCTCAG tctgtcaggctgtctgatctcagaggaaggctgttcttctctggtctcagctctgaccgccaacccctcccatctgagagtgcTGGACCTGAGATACAATCAcccaggagactcaggagtgaagctgctttCGGATGGACTTAAGGATCCACTttggagactggacactctcag ggtggagcctgctggagtcagatggttgacaccaggtctgaggaagtgtaagtgtgtttttcatttcattcatgggactgtgacatcactcattcaacCCTCTGATGCCTCTAGCTGTCCACTGGGGGCGCTTCATAGTGTGCGACCCAGTAGTCTCCCAgtcgttttgtttgtttttatcgtgtcttaa
- the LOC120568321 gene encoding protein NLRC3-like isoform X1, with the protein MQICFLQVKLLGLKMETPQEVVLGILDNLGTDDFEKFKWYLQGVLKDFPAIPKSKLENVNRVNTVDTMFQTYSINTIKVTRIVLVKINQNDLVENLSNIISEPAEILTACQRKVKSNLHKTFQCVFEGIAKAGNPTLLNRMFTEIYITKGGTAGVNNEHEVRQIETASWKQDRPETTITCEDIFKTPPGREEPIRTVMTKGVAGIGKTVLTQKFTLDWAEDKANQDIQFTFPFTFRELNVLKEKKCSLVELVHHFFSEIKKAGICRFEDFPVVFIFDGLDECRLPLDFLNTEILTDVTESTSVGVLLTNLIRGKLLPSARLWITTRPTAADQIPPECVDMVTEVRGFTDSQKEEYFRKRFTDEEQAYIIISHIKTSRSLYIMCHIPIFCWITAAVLKKVLKTIEGGELPKTLTEVYIHFLVVQSKRKNVKFHDKPETDPPWSPDTRKMIESLAKLAFEQLQKGNLIFYESDLRECGIDIRAASVYSGVFTQIFKEESGMYQDKVFSFIHLSVQEFLAALHVHLTFTNSGVNLLSEEQTPSWLPKVFREKPKLTQFYQSAVDKALQSRNGHLDLFLRFLLGLSLESNQNLLRGLLTQTGSSSQTNEKTVKYIKKKMNRDMSAERSINLFHCLNELNDSSLVVEIQQYLRSRRLSTDKLSPAQWSALVFILLSSEEDLDVFDLKEYRASEEALLRLLPVVKASKKALLIGCNLSERSCEALSSVLSSESSSLRELDLSNNNLKDSGGKLLSAGLQSPHCKLENLSLSGCLISEEGCSSLVSALTANPSHLRVLDLRYNHPGDSGVKLLSDGLKDPLWRLDTLRVEPAGVRWLTPGLRKCKCVFHFIHGTVTSLIQPSDASSCPLGALHSVRPSSLPVVLFVFIVS; encoded by the exons GGATTAAAGATGGAGACGCCTCAAGAAGTCGTCTTGGGAATTTTAGATAATTTGGGAACCGACGACTTTGAAAAATTTAAGTGGTACCTGCAGGGAGTCCTAAAAGACTTCCCAGCAATCCCAAAGAGTAAACTGGAGAATGTAAACAGGGTGAACACAGTGGATACGATGTTCCAGACCTACAGTATAAACACTATTAAAGTGACCAGAATAGTTTTAGTTAAGATTAATCAAAATGATCTAGTGGAGAATTTATCAAACATCATCTCAGAACCTGCAG AGATTCTTACTGCATGCCAGCGAAAAGTCAAATCCAACTTACATAAGActttccagtgtgtgtttgagggaattgctaaagcaggaaacccaacccttctgaatcggatgttcacagagatctacatcacaaAGGGAGGGACTGCAGGGGTCAATaatgaacatgaggtcagacagattgaaacagcatcctGGAAACaagacagaccagaaacaacaataacatgtgaagacatctttaaaaccccacctggaagagaagaaccaatcagaacagtgatgacaaagggagtggctggcatcgggaaaacagtcttaacacagaagttcactctggactgggctgaagacaaagccaaccaagacatccagttcacatttccattcacctttagagagctgaatgtgctgaaagagaaaaagtgcagcttggtggaacttgttcatCACTTCTTTAGTGAAATCAAAaaagcaggaatctgcaggtttgaagacttcccggttgtgttcatctttgacggtctggatgagtgtcgacttcctctggacttcctcaacactgagatcctgactgatgttacagagtccacctcagtgggtgtgctgctgacaaatCTCATTAGGGGgaaactgcttccctctgctcgcctctggataaccacacgacctaCAGCAGCCgatcagatccctcctgagtgtgttgacatggtgacagaggtaAGAGGGTTCACTGACtcacagaaggaggagtacttcaggaagagattcacAGATGAGGAGCAGGCCTACATAATCATCTCCCATatcaagacatcacgaagcctctacatcatgtgccacatcccaatcttttgctggatcactgctgcaGTTCTAAAGAAGGTGTTAAAGACCATAGAGGGAGGGGAACTGCCCAAAACTCTGACTGAGGTGTAtatccacttcctggtggttcagtccaaacGGAAGAACGTCAAGTTTCATGACAAACCTGAAACAGATCCACCCTGGAGTCCAGACACCAGGAAGATGATTGAGTCTCTGGcaaaactggcttttgagcagctgcagaaaggcaacctgatcttctatgaatcagacctgagagagtgtggcatcgatatcagagcagcctcagtgtactcaggagtgttcacacagatctttaaagaggagagtggaatgtaccaggacaaggtgttcagcttcatccatctgagtgttcaggagtttctggctgctcttcatgtccatctgacattcaccaactctggagtcaacctgctgtcagaaGAACAAACACCATCATGGCTGCCTAAAGTCTTCAGAGAAAAACCTAAACTAACACAgttctaccagagtgctgtggacaaggccttacagagtcgGAATGGACACCTtgacttgttcctccgcttcctcctgggtctttctcTAGAATCCAATCAGAATCTTCTACGAGGCCTgttgacacagacaggaagtagctcaCAGACAAACGAGAAAACAGTCaagtacatcaagaagaagatgaaCAGGGATATGTCTGCtgagagaagcatcaatctgttccactgtctgaatgaactgaatgatagtTCTTTAGTGGTGGAGATCCAACAGTACCTGAGATCAAGACGTCTCTCCAcagataaactgtctcctgctcagtggtcagctctggtcttcatcttactgtcatcagaagaagatctggacgtgtttgacctgaaaGAATACCGTGCTTCAGAGGAagctcttctgaggctgctgccagtggtcaaagcctccaaaaAAGCTCT actgattggctgtaacctgtcagagagaagctgtgaagctctgtcctcagttctcagctctgagtcctctagtctgagagagctggacctgagtaacaacaacctgaaggattcaggagggaagctgctGTCAGCTGGACTTCAGAGTCCACACTGTAAACTGGAGAATCTCAG tctgtcaggctgtctgatctcagaggaaggctgttcttctctggtctcagctctgaccgccaacccctcccatctgagagtgcTGGACCTGAGATACAATCAcccaggagactcaggagtgaagctgctttCGGATGGACTTAAGGATCCACTttggagactggacactctcag ggtggagcctgctggagtcagatggttgacaccaggtctgaggaagtgtaagtgtgtttttcatttcattcatgggactgtgacatcactcattcaacCCTCTGATGCCTCTAGCTGTCCACTGGGGGCGCTTCATAGTGTGCGACCCAGTAGTCTCCCAgtcgttttgtttgtttttatcgtgtcttaa